A window of Sphingorhabdus lacus contains these coding sequences:
- the fabI gene encoding enoyl-ACP reductase FabI — MSGLMAGKRGLIMGLANDKSLAWGIAQRLKAEGAELAFSYQGEVMEKRVRPLAEQLGCDFLIDCDVADMANLDRAFATLADKWPTIDFVVHAIGFTNKEALRGKYFDVSLDDFLMTMNISVYSFTAVAKRAAALMKPFDPETGEGGGSMLTLSYYGAEKVVPHYNVMGVAKAALETSVKYLANDVGPDGIRVNAISAGPIKTLAASGIGDFRYILKWNEYNSPLRRNVTIDDVGASALYFLSDLSKGVTGETHHVDAGYHTVGMKQEDAPDIALS, encoded by the coding sequence ATGAGCGGATTGATGGCTGGCAAGCGCGGATTGATTATGGGCCTTGCCAATGACAAGTCGCTGGCCTGGGGCATTGCCCAACGTTTGAAGGCCGAAGGCGCAGAACTGGCTTTCAGCTATCAGGGCGAGGTCATGGAAAAGCGGGTTCGTCCGCTGGCGGAACAATTGGGCTGCGACTTTCTGATCGACTGCGACGTCGCGGACATGGCCAATCTGGACCGTGCCTTTGCCACACTGGCCGACAAATGGCCCACGATCGATTTCGTCGTCCACGCCATCGGCTTCACCAACAAGGAAGCACTGCGCGGCAAATATTTCGATGTCAGCCTCGACGATTTCCTGATGACCATGAATATCAGCGTCTACAGCTTCACCGCGGTCGCCAAGCGCGCCGCTGCCTTGATGAAGCCCTTTGATCCGGAAACGGGCGAGGGCGGCGGTTCCATGCTGACGCTCAGCTATTATGGCGCGGAAAAGGTCGTCCCGCATTATAACGTCATGGGCGTTGCCAAGGCGGCTTTGGAAACATCGGTCAAATATCTGGCCAATGACGTGGGTCCCGACGGCATCCGCGTGAATGCGATTTCGGCTGGTCCCATCAAGACATTGGCCGCATCGGGTATCGGTGACTTCCGCTATATTCTCAAATGGAACGAGTATAACTCGCCCCTTCGCCGTAATGTGACCATCGACGATGTGGGTGCCTCCGCGCTCTATTTCCTATCCGACCTGTCCAAGGGCGTCACCG
- a CDS encoding peptidylprolyl isomerase produces MSDETLTLSLDDGDVVIKLRPDLAPNHVARIKELAGEGFYDGVKFHRVIPGFMAQGGCPNGTGMGGSSKPNLMQEFNAEPHVRGVCSMARTNDPNTANSQFFICFDDATFLDRQYTVWGQVISGMEHVDALPKGEPPANPGVIRKAIVG; encoded by the coding sequence ATGTCAGACGAAACACTCACTCTAAGCCTGGATGACGGCGACGTTGTCATCAAGCTGCGCCCCGATTTGGCGCCAAACCACGTTGCACGTATCAAGGAACTGGCCGGCGAAGGCTTTTACGACGGCGTAAAATTCCACCGCGTAATCCCGGGCTTCATGGCGCAGGGCGGTTGCCCGAACGGTACCGGCATGGGCGGTTCGTCAAAGCCAAACCTGATGCAGGAATTCAACGCCGAACCGCATGTGCGCGGCGTATGCTCGATGGCGCGGACCAATGATCCGAACACCGCCAACAGCCAGTTCTTCATCTGCTTTGATGATGCGACCTTCCTCGACCGCCAATATACGGTCTGGGGTCAGGTGATCAGCGGCATGGAACATGTCGATGCCCTGCCCAAAGGCGAGCCACCCGCAAATCCGGGCGTCATCCGCAAGGCAATAGTCGGTTAA
- the mgtE gene encoding magnesium transporter: MTSEPADPEFRDDEVMETLDEDNILTRDFVDRVLDAVESGDREEVQRLVEPLHEADIADLLEQTSSERRGALAVAMGDLMSAEVLAEVNDYVREDIIDALQPSQVADLAGQLDTDDAVAIIEDMEIEDQQAVLAELDPEDRAVIEDALSYPEESAGRIMQRELVAVPEHMTVGQLIDYLRDHQDLTTEFWEVFVVDPQHKPVGTCKLSWIMRSQRSVPVSEIMAHEQTLIPVDMDQEEVALRFQKYALISAAVVDGNGRLVGVITADDIVHIIQEEADEDILRLSGAGEGDINEPIADSYKARVRWLIANLGTAMVASFIIAQFGAAIETMVALAVLMPIVASIGGNAGTQTLAVTVRALATNQLTQSNTMRSIWREIRVALLIGATIAVIAGLGAGFIFSNWLLAGVIAAAILCNIALAGLSGVAIPVLLDRLDQDPAVSSSIFVTMITDSMGFLIFLGLAVFSGLAG; the protein is encoded by the coding sequence ATGACCAGCGAACCAGCCGATCCCGAATTCCGCGACGACGAAGTCATGGAAACACTGGATGAAGACAATATCCTGACCCGCGACTTTGTGGACCGCGTCCTCGACGCTGTCGAATCGGGTGATCGCGAAGAAGTGCAGCGGTTGGTCGAACCCTTGCACGAGGCGGATATCGCCGACCTTCTGGAGCAGACATCGTCCGAACGCCGCGGGGCGCTTGCCGTTGCGATGGGCGATCTGATGAGCGCCGAGGTGCTTGCCGAAGTCAACGACTATGTCCGCGAAGACATTATCGACGCGCTGCAGCCATCGCAGGTCGCCGATCTGGCCGGACAGCTCGACACCGATGACGCCGTCGCGATCATCGAGGATATGGAGATCGAGGACCAGCAGGCCGTTCTGGCCGAACTGGACCCCGAAGACCGCGCCGTCATCGAAGACGCGCTGTCCTACCCCGAAGAATCCGCCGGACGCATCATGCAGCGCGAACTGGTCGCGGTGCCCGAGCATATGACGGTCGGCCAGCTCATCGACTATCTGCGCGACCATCAGGATCTGACCACCGAATTCTGGGAAGTCTTCGTCGTCGACCCGCAGCATAAGCCGGTGGGCACCTGCAAACTGAGCTGGATCATGCGCAGCCAGCGCAGCGTTCCGGTCAGCGAAATCATGGCGCATGAGCAGACACTGATCCCCGTCGACATGGACCAGGAAGAGGTCGCGCTGCGGTTTCAGAAATACGCGCTGATTTCCGCCGCTGTCGTCGATGGCAACGGACGGCTCGTCGGGGTCATCACCGCTGACGATATTGTCCACATCATTCAGGAAGAAGCCGACGAGGACATCTTGCGCCTGTCGGGTGCCGGCGAAGGTGACATTAACGAGCCTATTGCCGACAGCTACAAGGCACGCGTCCGCTGGCTGATCGCCAATCTGGGCACGGCCATGGTCGCCAGCTTCATCATCGCGCAATTTGGTGCGGCGATTGAAACGATGGTGGCGCTCGCCGTGCTGATGCCGATTGTCGCGTCGATCGGCGGCAATGCCGGGACGCAGACGCTGGCCGTCACGGTGCGCGCACTGGCGACGAACCAGTTGACCCAGTCCAACACCATGCGATCGATATGGCGCGAGATACGGGTCGCGCTGCTCATTGGAGCGACGATAGCCGTCATTGCCGGACTGGGCGCGGGCTTTATCTTCAGCAATTGGCTGCTCGCGGGCGTTATCGCGGCGGCAATCCTGTGCAATATCGCGCTCGCCGGACTGTCGGGTGTCGCCATCCCCGTGCTGCTCGACCGGCTGGATCAGGACCCGGCGGTTTCAAGCTCCATCTTTGTGACCATGATCACCGATTCCATGGGCTTTCTCATTTTTCTGGGGCTTGCGGTCTTCAGCGGGCTTGCGGGCTAA
- a CDS encoding cation diffusion facilitator family transporter, with product MHGSLTTRAAIASVSMALFLLALKIFAAAETGSVALLGSLADTGFDVLASLLTLFSVRYAARPADDNHRFGHGKAEALSALIQVVLVIVSAILIGWRAVDRLGSGETTAHPEYGIGVSLIAIVATLGLLAYQRHVVRKTGSVAIHADHVHYQSDLLLNIAVIIGIALETFLHVRGADPVFGIAIAFWLLWGAYRAAQLALDQLLDREWPEEKRQRFIDVAMRHPELRGIHDMRTRSSGAHDFCQFHVWVDPNMTVLQAHRIMDEVEEALMHEFPGVEVLIHPDPEGHKDELGYIPSETIEHQDHDHD from the coding sequence ATGCATGGGTCACTGACCACACGCGCGGCGATTGCCAGCGTGTCGATGGCGCTTTTTCTGCTCGCGCTTAAAATATTCGCAGCAGCCGAAACAGGCTCGGTGGCGCTTCTGGGATCGCTTGCCGATACCGGCTTTGACGTTCTTGCATCGCTGCTAACGCTGTTCAGCGTGCGCTATGCAGCCCGGCCGGCGGACGACAATCACCGGTTCGGCCATGGCAAGGCCGAGGCGCTTTCGGCGCTAATCCAGGTCGTTCTGGTCATTGTGTCGGCGATATTGATCGGCTGGCGGGCGGTGGATCGTCTGGGGTCTGGCGAAACGACCGCGCATCCCGAATATGGCATCGGCGTTTCCCTCATCGCAATTGTCGCGACGCTCGGCCTTTTGGCGTATCAGCGTCATGTTGTGCGCAAAACCGGATCGGTCGCGATCCACGCTGACCATGTGCATTACCAGTCGGATTTGCTGCTCAACATTGCGGTTATTATCGGCATTGCGCTGGAAACCTTCCTGCATGTGCGCGGTGCCGACCCGGTTTTCGGTATCGCCATCGCTTTCTGGTTGCTCTGGGGTGCGTATCGCGCCGCGCAATTGGCGCTCGACCAGTTGCTCGACCGCGAATGGCCGGAGGAAAAGCGGCAGCGCTTTATCGATGTCGCCATGCGCCATCCCGAATTGCGCGGTATCCACGATATGCGCACCCGTTCCAGCGGAGCGCATGATTTTTGCCAATTCCACGTCTGGGTCGACCCCAATATGACGGTATTGCAGGCGCACCGCATCATGGATGAGGTTGAAGAGGCGCTGATGCACGAATTTCCGGGTGTCGAGGTGCTGATCCACCCCGACCCCGAAGGGCATAAGGATGAGCTTGGCTACATCCCGTCCGAAACAATTGAACATCAGGATCACGACCATGACTGA
- a CDS encoding DnaJ C-terminal domain-containing protein, translating into MADPYSILGVSKSADEKAIKSAYRKLAKELHPDKNTDNPKAAERFSEVTRAYDLLSDAKKRGQYDRGEIDENGQARAPFGYGGNDFGGSSTGPTGATFDFGGSGIDLGDIFDGIFGGGGAGPRPSSSARPGGGGRAQQAQPARGANVAYEHLVSFTDAATLTPQRITLRDGKTVEFKLPKGVVAGQQIRIPGRGQPGPGGNGDAMVTLKIGRHPHLVRDEDNIRIDLPISLKVAISGGKVKVPTVDGAVMLTVPPKTNSGTTMRIKGRGFTTKHGERGDQLVSLMIHLPSDPAELAKLAECVSGETVGVNMGV; encoded by the coding sequence ATGGCCGATCCATATTCCATTTTGGGCGTTTCGAAGAGCGCGGACGAGAAGGCGATTAAGAGCGCCTACCGCAAGCTCGCCAAGGAACTGCACCCCGATAAAAATACGGATAATCCCAAGGCAGCCGAGCGTTTCAGCGAAGTAACGCGTGCCTATGACTTGCTGTCGGACGCCAAGAAGCGCGGCCAATATGATCGTGGGGAAATCGACGAAAATGGCCAGGCCCGCGCGCCGTTCGGCTATGGCGGCAATGATTTTGGCGGCAGCAGCACCGGTCCGACTGGTGCGACATTTGATTTTGGCGGCAGCGGAATCGATCTGGGCGATATTTTTGACGGTATTTTTGGCGGCGGCGGCGCTGGTCCCCGTCCGAGCAGCAGTGCCCGACCGGGTGGTGGCGGACGTGCCCAGCAGGCACAGCCTGCACGCGGCGCAAATGTCGCTTATGAACATCTTGTTTCCTTTACCGACGCGGCCACGCTGACGCCGCAGCGGATCACGCTGCGCGATGGCAAGACGGTTGAATTCAAGCTGCCCAAGGGCGTTGTTGCAGGCCAACAAATCCGTATACCGGGACGGGGACAGCCGGGACCGGGCGGAAATGGCGACGCGATGGTCACCCTGAAAATCGGCCGCCATCCGCATCTGGTGCGCGACGAAGACAATATCCGCATCGATCTGCCAATATCGCTGAAGGTTGCGATCAGTGGCGGCAAGGTGAAGGTTCCCACGGTCGACGGCGCAGTGATGCTGACCGTTCCGCCGAAAACAAACTCGGGCACGACTATGCGGATCAAGGGGCGCGGCTTTACGACCAAGCATGGCGAACGTGGCGACCAGCTTGTCAGCCTAATGATCCATCTGCCCAGCGACCCCGCCGAACTGGCCAAATTGGCGGAATGTGTTTCGGGCGAAACCGTCGGGGTAAATATGGGTGTCTGA
- a CDS encoding ABA4-like family protein has translation MTMPWESIFGWTNSWAMLGWVILAFAPQRDKVLPYVFYMGCGLLALTYASLILPLMAGWIDDGGTASGPQPSLTTLAGVMALFSSPGGTTIGWIHYLAFDLFVGLWVARNADRHGYSRLVQIPILFFVLMAGPFGLLLYLILRATHKGRPENSTVPS, from the coding sequence ATGACAATGCCATGGGAAAGCATATTCGGTTGGACAAATAGCTGGGCCATGCTCGGCTGGGTGATCCTCGCCTTCGCGCCGCAGCGGGACAAGGTGCTGCCTTATGTTTTTTACATGGGCTGCGGATTGCTGGCGCTGACCTACGCGTCGCTCATCCTGCCGTTGATGGCGGGTTGGATCGATGACGGCGGAACCGCCAGCGGGCCACAGCCCAGTTTGACGACACTGGCTGGGGTTATGGCGCTGTTTTCAAGTCCGGGCGGGACGACGATCGGCTGGATCCATTATCTCGCCTTTGATTTGTTTGTCGGGCTATGGGTCGCGCGCAATGCTGATCGGCACGGCTATTCGAGACTTGTCCAGATTCCGATCCTGTTCTTTGTGCTGATGGCCGGTCCCTTTGGGCTGCTTTTATACCTGATTTTGAGGGCTACGCACAAAGGAAGGCCCGAAAATTCAACGGTCCCGAGTTGA
- a CDS encoding PhzF family phenazine biosynthesis protein, whose amino-acid sequence MTDLPYYHVDAFADRPFTGNQAAVMPLDAWLDDAVLQAIGEENNFAETAFTIPDATGEADFELRWFTPAVEIRLCGHATLASGHILLQQFPNKDRITFRTRKAGILEVCREGDGYAVALPAIPTDAVDIPEMMAAMGGKPLAMRRNPDHYNVFRYATAEEILALKPDMKALAAFGDDSFTATAPGTDTDVVSRVFVPGAGVDEDSVTGSAHAVLTPYWAAELGRNDFTAYQASARGGYLGCRLEGDRAWLSGKCVTVVKGTFSLG is encoded by the coding sequence ATGACTGACTTGCCCTATTATCATGTCGACGCTTTTGCCGACCGTCCCTTCACCGGAAATCAGGCGGCGGTCATGCCCTTGGACGCTTGGCTGGACGACGCCGTGCTGCAGGCCATTGGCGAAGAGAATAACTTCGCCGAAACCGCGTTCACCATCCCCGATGCGACGGGTGAGGCGGACTTTGAACTGCGCTGGTTTACGCCAGCGGTCGAAATCCGGCTGTGCGGGCATGCGACGCTCGCCAGCGGGCATATTTTGCTTCAGCAATTTCCGAACAAGGACCGGATAACCTTTCGCACCCGTAAGGCAGGCATATTGGAGGTTTGCCGTGAAGGGGATGGCTATGCCGTCGCCCTGCCCGCAATCCCGACCGACGCTGTCGATATCCCCGAAATGATGGCAGCTATGGGTGGCAAGCCCTTGGCGATGCGTCGTAATCCGGATCATTATAACGTCTTCCGTTACGCCACCGCTGAGGAGATATTGGCGCTCAAGCCCGATATGAAGGCCCTTGCCGCCTTTGGCGATGACAGCTTTACCGCGACCGCCCCGGGTACCGACACCGATGTCGTCAGCCGCGTCTTCGTCCCCGGCGCAGGTGTCGATGAAGACAGCGTGACCGGCAGCGCGCATGCGGTGCTGACACCCTATTGGGCGGCGGAGTTGGGCCGCAATGACTTCACCGCCTATCAGGCATCGGCGCGCGGTGGCTATCTTGGATGCCGGCTTGAGGGTGACCGGGCATGGTTGTCCGGCAAATGCGTGACCGTCGTAAAGGGCACATTCAGCTTGGGATGA
- a CDS encoding YihY/virulence factor BrkB family protein: MSEHSPLSPEARAHSPTLHGESEARWFSHLNTPQQIWEVVKRVFVGVYSEGFVHAGNFAYLSLVVLFSFCIVAAAIAGAFGQTQSGIALINAFFQTVPPGVADALRGPVESAMTARSGPLLWFGAAVSLWTTASLIETIRDVMHRSYGTEPHLHFWQYRLGSLGSVVVSVFLAMVAFSAQVLVTAIEELVYRFIPSAQNVAGYFALGRFVPFLILFAAIYLIFRGLTPQKYRGRIFPKWPGAALVSLWWLGCTALLPWFLSTISNYDVTYGSLAGVMVALIFFYLIGLGMVTGAQLNAALANAHENGLRERQSELLDK; this comes from the coding sequence GTGTCTGAGCACTCGCCCCTCTCTCCAGAGGCCCGTGCGCATAGTCCGACGTTGCATGGCGAGAGCGAGGCCCGATGGTTCTCGCATCTCAACACCCCCCAACAGATATGGGAGGTAGTGAAGCGCGTCTTTGTGGGGGTCTATAGCGAAGGCTTTGTCCATGCCGGCAATTTTGCCTATCTCTCGCTTGTCGTGCTCTTCTCTTTCTGCATTGTCGCGGCCGCAATTGCAGGGGCGTTTGGGCAGACACAGTCCGGGATTGCGTTGATCAACGCGTTTTTCCAGACTGTCCCGCCCGGAGTTGCCGATGCGTTGCGTGGCCCTGTCGAAAGCGCGATGACCGCACGATCCGGTCCGCTATTGTGGTTCGGCGCAGCGGTCAGCCTTTGGACGACGGCTAGTCTGATTGAGACAATCCGCGATGTGATGCATCGGTCCTATGGCACAGAGCCACATCTGCATTTCTGGCAATATCGGCTGGGGTCGCTGGGTAGCGTGGTTGTCTCGGTATTTCTTGCGATGGTCGCTTTTAGTGCCCAGGTCCTGGTGACCGCCATTGAAGAACTGGTGTACCGGTTCATCCCGTCGGCCCAAAATGTCGCAGGCTATTTTGCACTGGGGCGGTTCGTGCCCTTCCTGATCCTGTTCGCGGCGATTTATCTTATCTTTCGGGGGCTGACGCCGCAAAAATACCGTGGCCGCATCTTCCCAAAATGGCCGGGGGCAGCCTTGGTCAGCCTGTGGTGGCTGGGATGCACGGCGCTATTACCGTGGTTTTTGTCTACGATCAGCAACTATGACGTCACCTATGGCAGCCTCGCCGGCGTGATGGTGGCGCTGATCTTCTTTTATTTGATCGGACTGGGCATGGTAACTGGCGCACAATTGAACGCGGCACTGGCCAACGCGCATGAAAATGGATTAAGAGAGCGCCAAAGCGAACTCTTGGATAAATGA
- a CDS encoding EF-hand domain-containing protein → MLKSIAVGASLLCATVAFAQQAPQPPAGPGGGMPSPDQIFGFLDADKDGFIAKEEARGPMVQHFEYIDADKDGKISPVELKTAMEAMRPPEPAKGDAE, encoded by the coding sequence ATGTTGAAATCAATCGCTGTCGGCGCGTCTCTCTTGTGCGCAACCGTTGCATTCGCACAGCAAGCGCCTCAGCCACCTGCAGGTCCGGGTGGCGGCATGCCGAGCCCTGACCAGATTTTCGGATTTCTCGATGCGGACAAGGATGGCTTCATCGCCAAGGAAGAAGCCCGCGGACCGATGGTGCAGCATTTCGAATATATCGACGCCGACAAGGACGGGAAAATTTCGCCGGTCGAGCTGAAAACCGCCATGGAAGCCATGCGGCCACCCGAGCCAGCCAAGGGCGACGCGGAGTAA
- the pdxH gene encoding pyridoxamine 5'-phosphate oxidase, whose protein sequence is MERPDPFMLFDNWYAEARASEINDSNAMALATAGADGLPSVRMVLLKGHGADLGDHGGFIFYTNFESRKAGQLLQNPNVALLFHWKSLRRQIRIEGAASPVEDAVADAYFATRSRNSQLGAWASDQSRPLADRATFEARFADVEARFEGQDVPRPPHWSGWMVSPKRIEFWQDREFRLHERWLYERTADGWTSGMLYP, encoded by the coding sequence ATGGAAAGACCTGATCCCTTTATGTTGTTCGATAACTGGTACGCCGAAGCGCGCGCCAGCGAAATAAATGATTCAAACGCCATGGCGCTTGCAACGGCGGGGGCCGACGGCCTGCCCTCTGTGCGCATGGTGCTGTTGAAGGGCCATGGTGCGGACTTGGGCGACCATGGCGGTTTCATATTCTACACCAATTTCGAAAGCCGCAAGGCGGGGCAATTGCTGCAAAATCCCAATGTCGCCTTGCTTTTCCACTGGAAATCTTTGCGCCGCCAAATCCGGATCGAAGGGGCCGCTAGCCCTGTCGAAGATGCTGTCGCGGACGCCTATTTCGCCACCCGCTCGCGCAATTCACAATTGGGTGCCTGGGCATCGGACCAATCGCGTCCGCTGGCGGACCGCGCCACATTCGAGGCCCGCTTTGCCGATGTCGAAGCACGGTTCGAGGGGCAAGACGTCCCTCGCCCGCCGCATTGGTCGGGGTGGATGGTCAGCCCGAAGCGGATCGAGTTCTGGCAGGACCGCGAATTCCGCCTGCACGAACGTTGGCTCTATGAACGTACGGCGGACGGCTGGACCAGCGGAATGCTCTATCCGTGA